In a genomic window of Arachnia rubra:
- a CDS encoding Gfo/Idh/MocA family protein, giving the protein MSDTMTLRIGMIGPGGMGQAHIERIHSVIAGGRVVAVTDLNAENARKVADRIGATVFPSAAELIASNDVDAVMICSFGPAHEPDVIAAVEAGTYVFCEKPLAPTAEACARIMEAEQKAGKKLVTVGFMRRFDASYREMKAILDAGEIGEALMVHNAHRNPTVPESYTWDMAINDTAIHEIDTMRWLLGEEFVSARVDKPKKTTNRFPHLQDPLVLILTTTSGVRVDDEIFVNCQYGYDIQCELVGENGAVRLSDQELVQRADLQGRRNRLTMDHNQRFGQAFVREVQEWITAVSQDRHTGSTAWDGYAAACVCDAGVKALEADGEVAVEMMPKPAFYA; this is encoded by the coding sequence GTGAGCGACACCATGACCCTGCGCATCGGAATGATCGGCCCCGGCGGGATGGGGCAGGCGCACATCGAACGCATCCACAGCGTCATCGCGGGCGGTCGGGTAGTGGCCGTCACCGACCTCAACGCCGAAAACGCCCGGAAGGTCGCCGACCGGATCGGCGCAACAGTATTCCCGAGCGCCGCGGAACTCATCGCCTCGAACGACGTCGACGCCGTCATGATCTGCAGCTTCGGGCCCGCCCACGAACCCGACGTGATCGCAGCCGTCGAGGCCGGCACGTACGTCTTCTGCGAGAAACCCCTCGCCCCCACCGCCGAGGCCTGTGCGCGCATCATGGAGGCCGAGCAGAAGGCGGGCAAGAAGCTCGTCACCGTCGGTTTCATGCGTCGCTTCGATGCCTCCTACCGGGAGATGAAGGCCATCCTCGATGCCGGCGAGATCGGCGAGGCCCTCATGGTCCACAACGCGCACCGCAACCCGACGGTGCCGGAAAGCTACACCTGGGACATGGCGATCAACGACACCGCCATCCACGAAATCGACACCATGCGCTGGCTGCTCGGCGAGGAGTTCGTCTCGGCCCGCGTCGACAAGCCGAAGAAGACCACGAACCGTTTCCCACACCTGCAGGACCCGCTGGTGCTGATCCTCACCACCACCTCCGGGGTGCGCGTCGACGACGAGATCTTCGTCAACTGCCAGTACGGCTACGACATCCAGTGCGAACTGGTCGGCGAGAACGGTGCAGTGCGGCTCAGCGACCAGGAGCTGGTGCAGCGCGCCGACCTGCAGGGTCGCCGCAACCGGCTGACCATGGACCACAACCAGCGCTTCGGCCAGGCTTTCGTGCGTGAGGTGCAGGAGTGGATCACCGCCGTCTCGCAGGACCGTCACACCGGCTCCACCGCGTGGGACGGCTACGCAGCTGCCTGTGTCTGCGACGCCGGCGTCAAGGCCCTCGAGGCCGACGGCGAGGTGGCGGTCGAGATGATGCCCAAACCCGCGTTCTACGCCTGA
- a CDS encoding TIM barrel protein has protein sequence MADKSRNPEPRYNKLTIGVCPDQWGVWFPEDPAQIPWEKALDEMAEAGFSVMETGPFGYFPTDPTRLAEEMGKRGFRVVAGTGWGVLHKAEAWADTERTFRAIGETHAAVGAEYVVHLPPMFRDEHTGEFTDVRHLDGEAWDLYINNANRLGRMMKEDYGLTMVLHPHGDSHIETREDIDRIFQATDPEYVGFCLDTGHIVYGMADNTALIRDYPERISYVHIKAMDPKLVKQAHDEDWPFVKAVKAGCSVPPPEGEPDMPSLVEALADLDKELYVICEQDMYGCDPSYPLPNAIKVREYLASIGLGVK, from the coding sequence ATGGCCGACAAGTCCCGCAACCCCGAACCCCGATACAACAAGCTGACCATCGGCGTCTGTCCTGACCAGTGGGGCGTCTGGTTCCCCGAGGATCCGGCGCAAATTCCGTGGGAGAAAGCCCTCGACGAGATGGCCGAGGCTGGTTTCTCCGTGATGGAGACCGGTCCCTTCGGCTACTTCCCCACCGACCCCACGCGCCTGGCCGAGGAAATGGGCAAGCGAGGTTTCCGCGTCGTCGCCGGCACTGGTTGGGGCGTCCTCCACAAGGCCGAGGCCTGGGCCGACACGGAGCGCACCTTCCGCGCCATCGGTGAGACCCACGCCGCCGTCGGCGCCGAGTACGTGGTGCACCTGCCACCGATGTTCCGCGACGAGCACACCGGCGAGTTCACCGATGTGCGTCACCTCGACGGCGAGGCCTGGGATCTGTACATCAACAACGCCAACCGGCTCGGCCGCATGATGAAGGAGGACTACGGCCTCACGATGGTCCTCCACCCGCACGGCGACTCCCACATCGAGACCCGCGAGGACATCGACCGCATCTTCCAGGCCACCGACCCCGAGTACGTCGGGTTCTGCCTGGACACCGGCCACATCGTCTACGGCATGGCCGACAACACCGCCCTGATCCGCGACTACCCGGAGCGCATCTCCTACGTCCACATCAAGGCCATGGACCCGAAGCTTGTCAAACAAGCCCACGACGAGGACTGGCCGTTCGTGAAGGCCGTCAAGGCGGGCTGCTCCGTGCCGCCACCGGAGGGTGAACCCGACATGCCGAGCCTCGTCGAGGCCCTCGCCGATCTCGACAAGGAGCTCTACGTCATCTGCGAGCAGGACATGTATGGCTGTGACCCGTCCTACCCGCTGCCCAACGCCATCAAAGTCCGCGAATACCTGGCCTCCATCGGCCTCGGAGTGAAGTGA
- a CDS encoding Gfo/Idh/MocA family protein, producing MSKQIGVGVISLGWMGRLHARSYRALAERYQGLEADVQLVAACDPVEAARDEAVAALGFERAYADYRELLADPDVDVVSICSPNFLHHEIALAAIAAGKPFWIEKPMGVSAAQSREIAEAAEAAGLITAVGFNYRHTPAIERARQLIRDGRIGRVTNVRCWLIADYGSSPEGPLTWRHSRDKGGSGVIGDLLSHGADLVQYLAGRIEAVTATSAQFIPERPIPTKAGIGHTGWEVSDELGAVENEDWVAVLARLEGGAVATLEASRVAVGPRAEYIVEVYGTNGSLRWNFEHLNDLLVCAGRDQEFQGYTRVMAGPDFPAFSIFQPGAGTSMGFDDMKTVEAAQFIESVLTGRQLAPSVADGWAAAEIDEAAVASAADGQWHDVPVVTGRTTWQA from the coding sequence ATGAGCAAGCAGATCGGCGTTGGGGTCATCAGCCTCGGATGGATGGGCAGGCTGCATGCGCGCAGCTACCGCGCCCTGGCCGAGCGGTACCAGGGACTGGAGGCTGACGTGCAGCTCGTTGCCGCCTGCGACCCCGTCGAGGCGGCCCGCGACGAGGCTGTCGCCGCTCTCGGCTTCGAGCGCGCCTACGCCGACTACCGTGAGCTCCTGGCGGACCCAGACGTCGATGTGGTGAGCATCTGCTCCCCGAACTTCCTGCATCACGAGATCGCCCTGGCCGCCATCGCCGCCGGGAAGCCGTTCTGGATCGAGAAGCCAATGGGGGTCTCGGCGGCGCAGTCGCGGGAGATTGCCGAGGCCGCGGAGGCCGCCGGGCTGATCACGGCCGTCGGCTTCAACTACCGGCACACCCCCGCCATCGAGCGCGCCCGGCAGCTCATCCGCGACGGCCGGATCGGGCGCGTCACCAACGTGCGGTGCTGGCTGATCGCAGACTACGGGTCGTCGCCGGAGGGGCCGCTGACCTGGCGGCACAGCCGCGACAAGGGCGGATCCGGCGTCATTGGCGACCTCCTCAGCCACGGCGCCGACCTGGTGCAGTACCTCGCCGGCCGCATCGAGGCCGTCACCGCGACGTCGGCGCAGTTCATCCCCGAGCGCCCCATCCCCACCAAAGCCGGCATCGGACACACCGGCTGGGAGGTCTCCGACGAGCTCGGCGCCGTCGAGAACGAAGACTGGGTGGCGGTCCTGGCGCGTCTTGAGGGTGGGGCGGTCGCGACCCTGGAGGCCAGCCGCGTCGCCGTCGGCCCGCGCGCCGAGTACATCGTCGAGGTCTACGGCACGAACGGGTCGCTCAGGTGGAACTTCGAGCACCTCAACGACCTTCTCGTCTGCGCCGGCCGGGACCAGGAGTTCCAGGGGTACACGCGGGTCATGGCGGGCCCCGACTTCCCCGCGTTCAGTATCTTCCAGCCCGGTGCGGGCACGTCCATGGGCTTCGACGACATGAAGACCGTCGAGGCGGCCCAGTTCATCGAGTCGGTGCTGACGGGCAGGCAGCTCGCCCCATCGGTGGCCGACGGCTGGGCCGCCGCGGAGATCGACGAGGCCGCCGTCGCCTCAGCGGCTGACGGCCAGTGGCACGACGTCCCCGTCGTCACAGGCCGCACGACCTGGCAGGCCTGA
- a CDS encoding sulfite exporter TauE/SafE family protein, translating to MIELPAVAWGVLTVGALLVGVAKTALPGLATLAVAAYATVLPARESTAALLVLLLAGDLVAIWAYRRDCDFTTLRHLLPAVLAGVVLGAAFLAFADNTTMRRTIGVILLALTALTLWGMRRGLDSAAAQGPWAQAGYGALGGFTTMAANSGGPVMTLYFLAARFDMMRFLGTQAWFFFLVNIAKLPFSLGLGLLATDMLTPLLLLVPVTLSGAWLGRVTVRHLDQKWFNRVIIALTIVSSLYLLR from the coding sequence GTGATCGAGTTGCCCGCCGTCGCCTGGGGTGTCCTGACGGTCGGGGCGCTGCTCGTCGGAGTCGCAAAGACGGCACTGCCCGGGTTGGCGACACTCGCCGTCGCCGCCTATGCCACCGTGCTGCCCGCCCGGGAGTCGACGGCGGCGCTGCTGGTGCTGCTGCTGGCCGGCGACCTCGTCGCGATCTGGGCCTATCGCAGGGACTGCGACTTCACCACCCTCAGACACCTCCTACCTGCGGTGCTGGCCGGCGTGGTGCTGGGTGCCGCCTTCCTGGCCTTCGCGGACAACACCACCATGCGCCGCACGATCGGCGTCATCCTGCTGGCCCTGACCGCCCTGACACTGTGGGGCATGCGCCGCGGCCTGGACTCCGCCGCTGCCCAGGGACCCTGGGCGCAGGCCGGTTACGGTGCCCTGGGCGGCTTCACGACGATGGCCGCGAACTCGGGGGGCCCCGTGATGACGCTGTACTTCCTGGCGGCCCGTTTCGACATGATGCGATTCCTGGGCACCCAGGCCTGGTTCTTCTTCCTGGTCAACATCGCGAAGCTGCCGTTCTCGCTCGGCCTCGGGCTGCTTGCCACCGACATGCTGACACCGCTGCTGCTCCTAGTCCCGGTGACGCTATCCGGCGCATGGCTGGGCCGCGTCACAGTTCGCCACCTCGACCAGAAGTGGTTCAACCGCGTCATCATCGCGCTGACCATCGTCTCGTCGCTATACCTGCTGCGCTGA
- a CDS encoding type II toxin-antitoxin system VapC family toxin, which translates to MIIDTSAAIAVMRHEPEAEEFLKTIAAASHVRISAASVLEMAIVSRADPGLAEDFVADMGFEVLDINAEHLYEAIRAQERFGRGSGSPAKLNFGDCFSYAAAKVTGEPLLFKGDDFTHTDIHSALS; encoded by the coding sequence ATGATCATCGACACTTCAGCGGCCATCGCAGTGATGCGACACGAACCGGAGGCCGAAGAGTTTTTGAAGACCATCGCGGCAGCCTCTCATGTCCGAATATCAGCGGCTTCTGTCTTGGAGATGGCGATTGTCAGCCGCGCCGATCCAGGGCTGGCAGAGGATTTCGTGGCTGACATGGGGTTCGAAGTCCTCGACATCAATGCTGAGCATCTCTACGAGGCGATCCGCGCTCAGGAGCGTTTCGGACGTGGCTCCGGCTCGCCGGCCAAGCTCAACTTCGGGGACTGCTTCAGCTATGCGGCCGCGAAGGTGACGGGCGAGCCGCTGCTGTTCAAAGGAGACGACTTCACCCATACCGACATTCACAGCGCCCTTTCCTGA
- a CDS encoding type II toxin-antitoxin system VapB family antitoxin, producing the protein MTTLIIDDPRVQLMIDTLAEQRGTTAVEVVREAVEQQLTEQEQRRINRLAAIKKIQARAAKTKHLWLTDDDIYDENGLPK; encoded by the coding sequence ATGACAACACTCATCATCGACGACCCACGGGTGCAGCTGATGATCGACACCCTGGCCGAGCAGCGCGGCACCACCGCGGTGGAGGTCGTGCGGGAGGCTGTCGAACAGCAGCTGACCGAGCAGGAACAGCGGCGCATCAACCGGCTGGCAGCCATCAAGAAGATCCAGGCACGAGCAGCCAAGACCAAACATCTGTGGCTCACGGATGACGACATTTATGACGAGAACGGCCTCCCCAAATGA
- a CDS encoding NlpC/P60 family protein, with amino-acid sequence MNGWDYKHTTYVDDKNTRVGDYVDFGKGRTQVGQAYEVAAWLFKQNRAWTDPGKGDWQPGDLLFWSHPDPEGAGTTGVYFANVHHVALYIGDNKVVHSWGVASGAGVVEEPVTDLMRDKVTLVGRPNWFDFTGNADGGSKTPASSAESPSESTSAELSNVASKPAESAPSSTPSDSASASEEGSASALPGGEALASVAATLTSSETPIDLALATAA; translated from the coding sequence ATGAACGGCTGGGACTACAAGCACACCACCTACGTCGATGACAAGAATACCCGCGTCGGCGACTACGTCGACTTCGGCAAAGGTCGCACCCAGGTGGGGCAGGCATACGAGGTCGCGGCGTGGCTGTTCAAGCAGAACCGTGCCTGGACCGATCCCGGCAAGGGCGACTGGCAGCCCGGCGATCTACTGTTCTGGTCGCATCCGGACCCGGAGGGTGCCGGCACCACCGGCGTTTACTTCGCCAACGTCCACCACGTGGCCCTCTACATCGGCGACAACAAGGTCGTTCACTCGTGGGGCGTCGCATCCGGCGCCGGCGTCGTCGAGGAGCCCGTCACGGATCTCATGCGCGACAAGGTGACCCTCGTCGGCCGTCCCAATTGGTTTGACTTTACCGGCAACGCCGACGGCGGCAGTAAGACCCCTGCGTCAAGCGCCGAGTCCCCCTCGGAGTCGACTTCAGCCGAGCTATCGAACGTTGCCTCGAAGCCCGCGGAGAGCGCCCCATCGTCTACGCCGTCCGACTCGGCCTCCGCCTCCGAGGAAGGTTCGGCCAGCGCATTGCCAGGCGGCGAAGCCCTCGCCAGTGTGGCGGCGACCCTGACGTCCTCAGAGACGCCCATCGACCTGGCACTCGCCACAGCGGCATAG
- the dnaB gene encoding replicative DNA helicase: MLEELEDYTSEAYAEESVGRTPPQDLQAEQSVLGAMLMSKDAISDVVEVLRGSDFYQPRHETVFESIISLYGRGEPADPITVAAELSRTGDLQRVGGAVYLHDLLATISIAANASYYAEIVREKAILRRLVNASIRIAQLGYQGQGDVDKIVDEAQQTLFEVTGSKTSEDYKSLNELMEPTFDEMEAIANSGDALSGVPTGFTDLDTLTNGLHPGQMVIVAARPGVGKSTFALDVCRAAAIHHDLATVFFSLEMSRTEIVMKVLSAEASVPLQKIRGGRMDENDWQRITDRSVTLSGKPFFIDDSPNLTMMEIRAKARRLKQRNNLQLICIDYIQLMTSGKKVESRQLEVSEFSRQIKLLAKELEVPVIALSQLSRNTEQRKDGVPQLADLRESGSLEQDADIVIMLHRPELYTQNPTDEERGQAAFHILKHRNGQLDKIDALFQGHYSRFTNQPVVTFNAG; the protein is encoded by the coding sequence ATGTTGGAGGAATTGGAGGATTACACCTCGGAGGCATACGCCGAGGAGTCTGTGGGCCGCACTCCCCCGCAGGACCTCCAGGCCGAGCAGAGCGTCCTCGGCGCCATGCTGATGAGCAAGGACGCGATTTCCGACGTGGTCGAAGTGCTGCGCGGCAGCGACTTCTACCAGCCCCGGCACGAGACTGTCTTCGAGTCGATCATCAGCCTCTACGGCCGCGGCGAACCAGCCGATCCCATCACCGTCGCCGCTGAGCTCAGCCGCACCGGCGACCTCCAGCGCGTCGGCGGGGCCGTCTACCTCCACGACCTGCTGGCCACCATCTCCATCGCAGCCAACGCCTCCTACTACGCGGAGATCGTGCGCGAGAAGGCGATCCTGCGGCGCCTGGTGAACGCGTCGATCCGGATAGCGCAGCTCGGCTACCAGGGGCAGGGCGACGTCGACAAGATCGTCGACGAAGCCCAGCAGACGCTCTTCGAGGTCACGGGCTCCAAGACCAGCGAGGACTACAAGTCGCTGAACGAGCTGATGGAGCCGACCTTCGACGAGATGGAGGCGATAGCGAACTCCGGCGATGCCCTGTCCGGGGTGCCGACGGGCTTCACCGACCTCGACACCCTGACGAACGGCCTCCACCCCGGCCAGATGGTCATCGTCGCCGCCCGGCCAGGGGTCGGGAAGTCCACGTTCGCCCTTGACGTCTGCCGCGCCGCGGCCATCCACCACGACCTCGCGACAGTCTTCTTCTCCCTGGAGATGAGCCGCACGGAGATCGTGATGAAGGTGCTGAGCGCGGAGGCATCGGTGCCGCTGCAGAAGATCCGCGGCGGCCGCATGGACGAGAACGACTGGCAGCGCATCACCGACCGCTCCGTGACGCTGTCGGGGAAGCCATTCTTCATCGACGACTCCCCCAACCTGACGATGATGGAGATCCGTGCGAAGGCGCGTCGCCTGAAGCAGCGCAACAACCTTCAGCTGATCTGCATCGACTACATCCAGCTGATGACGTCAGGCAAGAAGGTGGAGTCCCGCCAGCTGGAGGTCTCGGAGTTCTCACGCCAGATCAAGCTGCTGGCCAAGGAGTTGGAGGTGCCGGTGATCGCGCTGTCGCAGCTCAGCCGCAACACCGAGCAGCGCAAGGACGGGGTGCCACAGCTCGCCGACCTGCGCGAGTCGGGCTCGCTGGAGCAGGACGCCGACATCGTGATCATGCTGCACCGTCCCGAGCTGTACACCCAGAACCCCACCGACGAGGAACGCGGCCAGGCGGCCTTCCACATCCTGAAGCACCGCAACGGGCAGCTCGACAAGATCGACGCCCTGTTCCAGGGCCACTACTCTCGTTTCACCAACCAGCCGGTGGTCACCTTCAACGCCGGCTGA
- a CDS encoding metal-sensitive transcriptional regulator encodes MNLLPLGGIVLVVEKDHEGCHAQYGYTSDKQAYLRRLRLIEGQTRGIARMMEQDEYCIDIMTQISAVTSALKAVSMALLKDHLEHCVAAAVREGGDAAQEKFDEAMTAISRLAR; translated from the coding sequence TTGAATCTATTACCCCTGGGGGGTATTGTCCTGGTCGTGGAAAAGGATCACGAGGGCTGCCATGCGCAGTACGGCTACACCTCCGACAAACAGGCCTATCTGCGGCGTCTGCGCTTGATAGAGGGGCAGACCCGGGGCATCGCCCGCATGATGGAACAGGACGAGTACTGCATCGACATCATGACCCAGATCTCCGCCGTCACCAGCGCCCTCAAGGCAGTCTCGATGGCCCTTCTCAAAGACCACCTGGAGCATTGCGTCGCCGCCGCCGTCAGGGAGGGCGGGGACGCGGCCCAGGAGAAATTCGACGAGGCCATGACCGCGATCTCCCGGCTGGCCCGCTGA
- a CDS encoding heavy-metal-associated domain-containing protein: MKTTYAVSGMTCGHCASHVTEEVQAINGVDGVTVDWDSGQMVIDSSDRIPFDAIAEAVAEAGDYTVTEA; this comes from the coding sequence ATGAAGACCACCTACGCCGTCAGCGGAATGACCTGCGGGCACTGCGCCTCCCACGTCACCGAGGAGGTGCAGGCAATCAATGGCGTCGATGGGGTCACCGTCGACTGGGATTCCGGCCAGATGGTCATCGACTCCAGCGACCGCATCCCCTTCGACGCGATCGCCGAGGCTGTTGCCGAGGCCGGCGACTACACGGTCACCGAGGCCTGA
- a CDS encoding heavy metal translocating P-type ATPase has translation MTSVSVAERTPDTSAKGTKGSVSVSLDLTGMTCASCANRIEKKLNKVDGVRASVNYATERASVQAPRGTTAEDLIAVVEAAGYGARETTVEPREERADVLLPRVQLAFTLAVPVIVVSMVPVLQFPGWQWLALLLTTIVVFWCGRSFHKAALTNMRHGATTMDTLVSLGTSVAWLWSVVAMFFGHAGVIGMTHGFTLTLDHADPMGSVYFEAAAGIVAFLLLGRWIEARSKREAGSAVKALLEVGAKEATILRDGAEVAIPAGELSLNDLIVVRPGEKVAADGVVTEGSSAVDAAIITGESLPVEVGPGSTVVGGSVNTTGRLVVKATAVGSATQVAQIARLVEEAQTGKAQAQRLADRITEFFVPAVLVLAMITFMVQLLVGSGATFALTAGIAVLIIACPCALGLATPSALLVGTGRGAELGVIIRGAQALEKARSVQAVVLDKTGTLTTGKMSVLSAEPADGASEAELLRVTAAVEAGSEHPIARAIVERGASVPAAEQFEALPGIGARALLDGVPVAVGSRRLLADQGIETASEPTPLGSEVFVVRDGALLGRIVVGDQLKPGAVEAVAALKELGLRPVLLTGDSQAVAETVAAQVGIEQVHAEVLPQGKAAVISGLQAEGMRVAMVGDGVNDAAALAISDLGIAIGAGTDAAMAASDLTLMREDLMGVVDAVRLSRATDRTIRGNLLWAFLYNVAAIPVAALGLLTPMIAGAAMACSSVFVVLNSLRLRNFS, from the coding sequence ATGACCAGCGTGAGCGTCGCTGAGCGGACGCCGGACACGTCCGCCAAGGGGACCAAGGGGTCGGTGTCCGTCTCCCTCGACCTGACGGGCATGACGTGCGCCTCCTGCGCCAACCGCATCGAGAAGAAGCTGAACAAGGTCGACGGGGTGCGCGCGAGCGTCAACTATGCGACGGAACGGGCCAGCGTCCAGGCACCCAGGGGCACCACCGCCGAAGACCTGATCGCGGTGGTCGAGGCCGCGGGCTACGGGGCGCGTGAGACCACCGTCGAGCCGCGGGAGGAACGCGCCGACGTGCTCCTGCCGCGGGTGCAGCTGGCCTTCACGCTAGCGGTTCCTGTGATCGTGGTGTCGATGGTGCCGGTCCTGCAGTTCCCCGGCTGGCAGTGGCTGGCGCTGCTCCTGACCACCATCGTCGTGTTCTGGTGCGGGCGCAGCTTCCACAAGGCGGCGCTCACCAACATGCGCCACGGCGCCACCACCATGGATACCCTGGTCAGCCTCGGCACCTCGGTGGCGTGGCTGTGGTCGGTGGTGGCGATGTTCTTCGGGCATGCCGGCGTCATCGGCATGACCCACGGGTTCACGCTGACGCTCGACCACGCGGACCCGATGGGCAGCGTCTACTTCGAGGCCGCCGCCGGCATCGTCGCATTCCTGCTGCTGGGACGCTGGATCGAGGCCCGTTCCAAGAGAGAAGCCGGTTCGGCCGTCAAGGCGCTGCTGGAGGTGGGAGCCAAGGAGGCGACGATCCTGCGCGACGGCGCGGAGGTCGCGATCCCCGCGGGTGAGCTGTCGCTGAACGACCTGATCGTGGTGCGTCCCGGGGAGAAGGTGGCCGCCGACGGGGTGGTCACAGAGGGCAGCTCCGCCGTTGACGCCGCCATCATCACGGGGGAGTCGCTGCCCGTCGAGGTCGGGCCTGGATCCACCGTGGTGGGCGGGTCCGTCAACACCACGGGCCGCCTCGTGGTCAAGGCGACGGCGGTAGGCTCGGCCACGCAGGTGGCGCAGATCGCGCGCCTGGTGGAGGAGGCCCAGACCGGCAAGGCGCAGGCCCAGCGTCTCGCCGACCGGATCACGGAGTTCTTCGTCCCCGCTGTGCTGGTCCTGGCCATGATCACCTTCATGGTGCAGCTGCTGGTGGGCTCCGGAGCCACCTTTGCGCTCACCGCCGGGATCGCGGTGCTCATCATCGCCTGCCCGTGCGCGCTCGGGCTCGCGACCCCGTCGGCGCTGCTAGTGGGAACGGGGCGCGGCGCTGAGCTGGGCGTGATCATCCGCGGTGCCCAGGCCCTGGAGAAAGCCCGCTCCGTCCAGGCCGTGGTGCTGGACAAGACGGGAACGCTCACCACCGGGAAGATGTCGGTGCTCTCGGCCGAGCCGGCTGACGGCGCCAGCGAGGCCGAGCTGCTGCGGGTTACCGCCGCGGTGGAGGCCGGGTCTGAGCATCCCATCGCCCGTGCCATCGTGGAGCGCGGTGCGTCGGTGCCTGCCGCGGAACAGTTCGAAGCGCTCCCGGGCATCGGGGCGCGTGCCCTGCTGGACGGTGTGCCGGTGGCCGTGGGGTCCCGGCGACTGCTTGCTGACCAGGGGATCGAGACCGCCAGTGAGCCGACGCCACTCGGCAGCGAGGTGTTCGTGGTCCGTGACGGCGCGCTGCTGGGGCGGATCGTGGTCGGCGACCAGCTCAAGCCCGGCGCTGTGGAGGCCGTCGCTGCCTTGAAGGAACTGGGCTTGCGGCCGGTGCTGCTCACCGGTGACTCGCAGGCCGTGGCCGAGACGGTCGCGGCGCAGGTGGGCATCGAGCAGGTGCATGCTGAGGTGCTGCCCCAGGGCAAGGCGGCCGTGATCTCCGGGTTGCAGGCCGAGGGGATGCGCGTCGCCATGGTCGGTGACGGGGTGAACGACGCCGCGGCGCTGGCCATCTCCGACCTGGGGATCGCCATAGGCGCCGGGACCGATGCGGCCATGGCCGCCAGCGACCTCACCCTCATGCGGGAGGACCTGATGGGGGTGGTGGACGCCGTCCGGCTCTCCCGCGCCACGGACCGCACCATTCGGGGGAATCTCCTGTGGGCCTTCCTCTACAACGTCGCAGCCATCCCGGTGGCTGCCCTCGGGCTGCTGACCCCGATGATCGCCGGCGCGGCCATGGCGTGCTCCAGCGTGTTCGTAGTGCTGAATTCTCTCAGGCTGCGTAACTTCAGTTAG